In one window of Desulforhabdus amnigena DNA:
- the arcC gene encoding carbamate kinase — MQKPTKGKDTKEILLVALGGNALIRKGEVGTVEEQFENLKLPLRQIARLSRRYRIVITHGNGPQVGNLLLQQECCDAVPRLPLEILVAQTQGQIGYMIESTLDNEFMRLGLDAKQRFLTVLSYVLVDEHDQAFQHPSKPIGPAFTEEMAAKLPYPTVKTAKGYRRVVASPQPITIVEKREIKALIDMDFIVISCGGGGIPVIKERRAFQGIDAVIDKDLASAKLAYEIGADVFVIATDVEGVALSYGKPDERFLRTLGIKDAYHHLKKGEFPAGSMGPKVEAAIQFLQGGGKRAVICSIEDIMSAVDGKAGTELILS; from the coding sequence ATGCAAAAGCCGACCAAAGGCAAAGACACAAAAGAAATCTTGTTGGTAGCGCTCGGTGGCAACGCACTTATCCGTAAAGGGGAAGTGGGCACCGTAGAAGAGCAGTTTGAAAATCTGAAGTTGCCTCTGAGACAGATAGCGCGCCTTTCTCGAAGGTATCGGATTGTCATTACGCACGGAAATGGTCCTCAGGTAGGGAACCTGCTGCTTCAGCAAGAATGTTGTGATGCCGTGCCCCGACTGCCTCTTGAAATTCTCGTGGCGCAGACGCAGGGACAGATCGGTTACATGATTGAATCCACGCTCGACAATGAATTCATGAGGCTTGGCCTGGATGCCAAGCAGCGTTTCTTGACGGTACTCAGTTATGTTCTTGTCGATGAGCACGATCAAGCTTTTCAACATCCCTCGAAACCAATTGGTCCGGCCTTCACTGAGGAAATGGCGGCCAAACTTCCGTATCCCACTGTAAAGACAGCCAAGGGCTATCGACGGGTTGTGGCTTCACCGCAGCCGATTACCATTGTCGAGAAGAGGGAGATCAAAGCGTTGATCGATATGGATTTCATCGTCATTTCCTGTGGAGGAGGGGGGATTCCTGTCATAAAGGAACGGCGTGCTTTTCAAGGGATCGATGCGGTCATAGACAAGGATTTGGCAAGTGCGAAGCTTGCCTATGAAATTGGTGCCGACGTGTTTGTCATCGCCACAGACGTGGAGGGTGTGGCTCTGTCCTACGGTAAACCCGACGAACGGTTTCTCAGAACACTCGGAATCAAGGATGCATATCACCATCTGAAAAAGGGCGAATTCCCGGCAGGTTCCATGGGACCCAAAGTGGAAGCTGCAATTCAGTTTCTGCAGGGAGGAGGCAAAAGAGCGGTCATTTGCTCCATTGAAGACATTATGAGCGCAGTGGATGGGAAGGCGGGAACCGAGTTGATCCTTTCATGA